Below is a window of Neodiprion virginianus isolate iyNeoVirg1 chromosome 4, iyNeoVirg1.1, whole genome shotgun sequence DNA.
agcaaaatcaaaaattaattgaaaagcAAACGCTGTATTCTATAGATAATAGTTACCAGCAAAGATAATTTTAACTTACTTTTGGTGAATCCCAATTTCAGTGTTACGCTACGCATTAATTTGCTTGGTGTATTTTCACTGTAGAGAGCTACATCATCTACTGCATGCCAATCCACATGGAATTCGGGAAAGTTTTTTGTATGAAGAACTAAAATGAAAGCAATCAGGTGACACTATTAGCTATAAATTCTGAAGTCGTTAATATCTGGATAATACATGTGTGCTAACAATTATTAACTGATCAaaactttttaattatttttataacacaGGCAAGTCTACCCagatattctttcaaattgtataaaatacaaatattttgagCATCAATAAAGTATAGAAGGTGCAGATATTGTGTTTTCCACAATAGTACATTAAAACAGAATTTTCAATCTGTTATTGTGGgaaacagtttttcaattgtttatgTAATACTCAAGTTACGTCCCGCTGTTTCAAATTGCTCTATTATCTAGATGTCATGTAATGCTATTGGGTTGATGTGAAGCAAAGAATTAACAAGTATGAATTtaggaaataagaaaattcattcaactTCCCAAAAATAGAGTTTTTCTCAAGAAAGTAAGTTTGCTATGCGCCTTATGTATAGTTTTCTTGTAAATAACACTGATAGCCatttactttttatcaattaatgCACTTATTTGACACATTTAAGCATATTCCAGGTTTCGCAATGACGCATTAGGCATAATGCAGATGCCTGCCAAAACTAACAAATCATGGTCCAAActgttgaatttcaaactgtcacgtatatattatacatatttatgaatatatacgtacatatattatacctcTGTGTAATAACATTGGAAGTTATCATGAGCACGATAACAGAAGAGGATGAACGAAATCGTTTGCAAAAGTTTCAAGATCAGTAAGTGTAGACACTTGAGATTGGTAACAAAATAACATtcaagagaaagagaaaatgaaaggCTGAGGTACCTTTGTAAGAATGTGACGGGGTGCTGGCTGCTGACGTTGAACTAGATTGGGTGGGAGACGATTTTTGAAACAACGTAAGATGTGTTTCTTCTATAGCCCGCGAGGGATCCGGTTCCAGCGGTATCCAACTGCCATCATAAAACCAAGTACCCCTCATTATTTCCCATTCTTCGCCTTCAACAAAGTAGATAACACAATGGTATTAACCGAAAAATGTTTTGTACCAGActtatacaatttttcataaattttccaaCTGCCAAAATATGAACAGAACAATATGAGTACTGAAACTTTTTGCTGTGAAAATCTGATAAAATCATTCGGTAAAGAAATCTTACTACAAAAGTCTAAAGctgttaaattttctcacataAGGGTCAATTACTAAAAAGTGTACAACACGACCCCAGTAGATGTTGAAATTACACTTATTCTAGCAAGATCACATATATCATGTACTTCTGGCAAGCAATTGTAGATGTTGTTGGAGAAAATTAGCCATATTGGCCTCAAGGACAAAGTAATCTGTAGACACTCATGTGTGACGATAGGACtgaattcaaaatcatttgTTATTCATTAGTGCACATTATGTATTAATACACATAAGTAactcttgatttttttctaggCCACGATAAATTGCATATTAGTCAAAGTGATTACAAAAGAAAgctaattagaaaaattaatctgTGTTTGCCAAGTTTATTTACTACTTGATATCCAAGTCTTACATTCGACATTATAAGCCTACCTGGCCAGTAAATTGAGACGCATCGCATATTGTCTATTTCTACATCATACATTCCACCTCTGACAACAACTCTTTCCATATGCCCATCAGCGGTAAGATTGTTGTGTTCATTTGCGCCGCTCTTTCGACGTCTccaaacattttcaattctaaGACTGTCGTATCCACAAAATTCAACCCATCTCTTGTCCACTCCCTCTTTATAAAACCATCTGACTTTTTCTGGGGGCAGAGGCTCTGCATATTCTAATTCGTTTACTTCGATGTCTGAATTTTCTTCTATTCCATTGTGTTGGGACAAACTGTCTTGCAGCTCTTTGGAGAgacatgaaagaaaaagaataatgcATGCAAAaacactattattattactcaGACTAGTGCTGACGTCATAATTTATTCACACTCGCATACTTCATGGCACAAAATTTCATccgttggtaaaaaatattgccaaGTTATGCATGTAACGAAGTGGATATTGTTCATTTCTAGCCAGGTGTTTCATGTTTTACATCTCCTTTCCATATTGTTTCCATGTATAAGTATACAGAGAATGAAGGCAACCTATTGTTATCTTGTACGTTATCTATATTTGCATATTCAGTTCGTTggcgagaaaaaattattttttaaaggCTTTTACTGAGCTGAACAATGAAGAGTTGTGGTaatctaaaataaaatttctaacaTCCTAGGAAAAATGGATAATTCTTGGATATCGAGACAATGGAAATATTGTCGATACTTTCCTAGGGGATTGCATTATTAATATCGACGGGTTCACAGTTTCTTTAGATAACGAGCGGCGTTAGCTTGAGGCAATAATTGAACTTGTACCATGGATTTTTCTTACGCATTTGTAACGTAGCTCTTTCGTAAGAATTGAGTTTCGAATTAGCAGTTGAATATTTGGAAGATAAGATACTACGATAGATATACTATGTTCGTACGTATAACAAGAAACGGCCTTGTGACTCCGGgatgagaaaagaaatgaaaataacttaTTCACGACGATAAAATGCGCAATTTTTTCCTGAGATATACGTTGGAGTATTAAATGAATAGTGCATATTTTTCGAGtggaaaaattacgtacaaggaatgtgaataaattatacggAAATAAGACGGGGCACAAACACGTGTTCAAACATAACAAAAAATCGTGATTCCGGTACCTTCGGTGGGCCGTGAATCCGATTCCATGGGTATTTCGCTCAGGGGATCAACATCGTTCAACAGGTTTTCAGACATTTCAAACCCCCTTGCTGGCCTCTGTGAACGTCGTTGTCAAACTGTCAAAATGTCGAGTGACGAGTGTGCCTTTTCTGTGAATCTCAAGCCCGAGGAAAATATACGAGAACGATGATGTCACTCCGATCACGAGACACGATTCAATCGAGCgtagatttttttatcatatatgatttttctttgtccAGCGATATGAAAGGTTGTATGTACTGAAATTTTACTTGTCAATGTTGTCAGGACGTTGATTTTTCCTTTACGCCATTGACTGCGTCTCCTTCTAATGACAGATCAGATTTCGatgcaatgaaaataataccGTATGAATATAACGCTCTGTGTAGCGATTGtgttattcaattatttttacgccACTAGATATTATGTACAGGCTGACTTGCTGACCGACTGACTGaccgactgactgactgactgactgtgTAATATGTACTATTTTATGATACGCCGAGCCACGCCGCAGGTCTAAATCCGACCGTTTCGCACTGGCGCAAGACTTCCACTGACTTCtaatgcgaaaaaaattatcttatcTAAAGCACCAGAGCGGTCGGCAGTCGGTTCGGTTCGAACTCTAACGCTCCGTAGAGCTGCTTTAGTCGATGGTAAAAACGTTCCTTCATCCCCACTGCTATAATATGTGTTCCGCCTGCCTAATGCGGTTATGCAACCGATGTTTTGTATACAGTTCCAtggttattattttctttatttcttatcCTTTACTTCAAATCTTGTCATGACCCTGTTACACAGATGAACAGCTGTAAGAAAGAGGGGGTGTCATCACGCAGGACGTTTCAGTTTCGAGGAGGAAGATAAGACGTGTGTACGATACACATCGAATACAACGTATATataacgtgtatatatatatacatataatacctAATGATGAATCAGAGGCTGCGTAGTAAGTGATATGATAAAGGATCACTGTATAGGATGCATTGAGGAGTATAAAGACGCACCGCTGTATCTGCATTTTGCTAAGCACTGATTGTTACGAGCTGAATACAGCAAAAATAtcatagaaatttcaaattactgggaaaaaaatttataatgcCGCAACGACGGTGACTGCAGAGCCTGCGCGCGGCGTCGCCGCTGCATTTGAAAGGGTGAGGAGACTGACAAATATGTGTCAACAGGTATATAATAAGATATAAAATCGACCGTGCACCGACCATGCACGTAATTTCGTCTCAATATTCATCGTACACTTGATGGTGCGCAGTCTGTGGACTATTGGCCACGTGTCTGCGTCTCTCGGACGCATACACGTGTGCCAAAggatcatcatttttattcaaggtCATCGCATTCTTTCTTAACTACTAAGTTCTCTAGCCATCTACTCAATAGACTTTAAGATATAGTGTcgcgaaagttgaaaatctcAATACTCGTTCTACCCCGAAATCGTTAAAACACAGATTGATATTGGGTATAATCTATTTCGGTCAACGGATATAAAACCGGCTCGGGAATTTTATTACGTTTGGAAattatgtatgaaaatttcttgCGGTTAATAAATCATTCGAATTATTCAAGCGTGGTATAAATCATGAATACATATTACTCAAGGTGTAATTATTCTGTGTTTTTCAGTGCACGCAACTGACGCGGAACATTCACTTTCTGTATGGTAgctaggtaaaaaaaaaacttgtaccAATTATGCCTACAACTAACATATTTCCTGTACTTCGTCACATAAGTTATGTGCAATGATCTATGGATTTCTCTTTCTCTGGTTGTTTGGTCAACATCAGTTACAgactaataaatattaaaactgGAGGACCATTGTTTCCTCCAAACATTGGACGACAGGCAGTGTGTTACATTATCTTTATCACATATGATACTTGGTAGATAAGAATTATGCATGATTTCCTCGAATACTAAGAATTTTATGCCGTACTATCTCACAATCAACAATAGTTTATCAGTGGTGAATAACATACGCTTAGACATCGAATATAATTTATCAATGAACGAAAGTTTCCTTGTACAAAGCTTGTTTCTTTACTCACGAGaatcaattcaaaatcaagGTACGGCTTCGAATGGTGAACTCAATTCTACGAAATTAAACTTGTGAAAGATGATACCTGACGGTTTCCAacccattttgaaattttaacaaactTGAATATGCAAATTACAAAGCTAACCCTTTTCAATTCTCTGCAGGAAATTAGTTACCAAGATTTGCAACAACAAAGAGTGCTAATTTGATGATGATACAGgaattgaaaagaataataatttcgtttttcttactgctcatttattgttaataataatatagacaatattataataatgtactTAGAATTAACTTAGCTTATACGTGAAGATAAAGGTCTCGTTCTTAGGTGTACTTAATGGCAAAGGTTATTCGCTGTGGCCAGCGGCTCGGCGTAATAacacatatattttttctttgatccAATCCTTGTTATAGGGGGCATAAGTGTTTGTCGATTTTTGGTAAACCAAACATGACAAGTCTGTCAATTGATCAACAAAGTCAAATAATTGACTGATGTCATATGTGATGGTAGGTGTGTTGGGATTTCGCCTCTTCAAATGCTCTTCATAGATTTTGCATAcacctaaaaataaaaattattcatttaattcaCATATTAACAGTTGAATTTCATATGCTCATCATGGTCAGACATAATGGCGGATCGCAAtacgaatttaatttttttgaaaataaataagttttttttaccttccATACACTCGTTGACACTTTCATAATCCGAGTATGTCCTCGTTTCAGGCCTGGTTCCTGGCTGAACAAGCAATATAGTGTGAgactgaaaatgaaaataatttcttcatgAACGATGCTGGCATATTATGCTGTAATGGATATAGGAAGTATATTTAGACAAGAAGTGAGTGTGGAAAAATGATTAACGTAAATAATGTGTTACGTgaatatcaaaataaaaatctcctCTTGCTGTTGGCAAAATGTAAACGTGTTCAACTGAGCAGCTGCAGGCTGCTGTTACTGCAGGAATAAACAAACATTGTCATCATTTccgtaattatttattgttcgAAGAGATTGCCGCACAGGCATACTGATTACTTTCTTTGCGATGAGGATTCTAATGataatcgataatttttcattgacaAAGAAAATTTCGCGTGAATAAGTCGATTTAAACGTAAAAGAAATATTCTACAACGTGATCGTCCCGTTTCGCTTCAGCCGACAGAACACGAGTAGTCACTCACCATTTTGTCAAGTCAAATCAGTTTGGATGTGAAAACTGCGATGTGGCGATCGAAGTGGAGACGTAAACGTTTTTGGCTGTATAGTTAGCAAATGTTTTACAAAATTGATAATGGAAATAAAACGCAGGGTTGAGATTTGCAAAAATAACCACAAAACTGCAGGTCCAGAGTATTCGATTGAACAAAGGTATTGGAATTGGAACGGTCCGGGTTCCACTGTTCTGCCGTTCGCTGTTGACTGTTCATCACGAATTCCGTGgtttgaaaacgatttttttttaatttctttagcTTTCGAGGAGTTTGAGCTAATATTTTTGGTCTCATTCTGCACTTAGTTTACTGTAATATTTTCCTATTCATCGCGGTTAATGATGATACATGACATCTGCTACCAATAGCGTGGAGAAAATCTAACAAATATTCGCAATGTAATACATGTAATATGCCGTTTAGAATCTCCTCGTAACCTATACGTTTCTGTATCGATAACTTTATAAACGtacatcaaaaaattcaaaattttatagcTACAATCGCTTTTTAAGGAATTAACCAACCGTTGACAAATTTTCAGTCGATTTTCAGAATCCGTAGCACGTTATGCCACTCTCAATCATGATTATAGCTGTATTGTAACCCTTTCACTCTTCTATTATAGGTTAAGGGGGTGCCCTGGTCGGATTCGACGTGGACGTATgtatctccaaatatcaaaGTCCATGTATCGCATAAGCGAAAACGACTGGCTTAAACGTCCCATTCCATACACAATTTCGAACAGAAACACtccaattcattttcatttgacgcagaaataaataaattgcacGGATTCTACAAAATCGCAttagtaaattcgtagaattcatccgtttcttaatttttctgtgaaataaaaatgtgttgttttttttttaaattgcatAGAGAATGGAGCTGTTAAGTCTTTTTTGCGTTCGATCGggagatacgtggacttcgatattcgaagatatacatatacgtcgaacgtcgaaatcgaccataataaaatttatatattgtCGGAAATTATCCGAATTTCGGATTTGATGTTGAAAATGTTAAATCAAAGGCTCGTAACAGTCTTGAGATGATAACTAATGAATATACTGTATCTTATACTTATTGgtataattgttttaaaatcACGTCACATTCCATGactttcaattaatttttgatgtgtgtattttattttacccaTTAAAAGAATCTTATGTGAATTTcttataacaaaatataatttatcgaGCCTGTCGAATTCTTCCGATCTGATATTTTATTACCTGTCGAAACCTAACCCTGTTTCCATACATGGTACATATTTCGGCGCCATAAAACGCTTGCAGGAAAACCTAATAAGAAAGTAGAAAACGATATATCGAAAAACCGTAATGTGcgttattgaaatatttatcataaaaatataatgGTGGTCTTACATTTTCAGATAATTAACTTGGACCATCGACGTGTAATGAGAATACACgccaaataaataaaatcttcAACGATCTATTTCTAAATAATTATCAGCATTAGATATAAGTATATGGAATGTATTAATGGGATCTACGGAATAGAAACATCAGACACCCCAATCGAAATTAAAATAGCTCTGTTTATATCAGGCTGCAATATTGGATTGTTCATTCCACAATCTATAATGACTGAATCCATTTACCTGCACCTACATCAACCGAAAGCACCACATGCTTATTAACTTATATACGGATTATCGGCACGGCAATTAATTCGAGGAGGAAAATTTCGTAATTAATTTATCCAAAAACTATTGTCATCATGATTATCTGCGAGGATGGCATTCATCCTTGCTGTGTCGAGCCGAATCTTGTTCGAGCAAATCGCGTCGTCCGAGATGGAGGTTGCTCGCATCCCTTCCGACTTCGACGGCTTATATCGTCGCTCCAGGTCGAcctagaaaattgaatttttgcatGGAGTTGGAGCAAAGCTTTGACTTGAAGCATCACCTAATTTTATACCCAGTAACCGTCACCTAGGTCGGAAACGTAGCAATTGTTGACCAGGGTGCGATCGCAGCGGAGATGCACAGTCTCAGCCGCTCGCAATTTTCGAGAAATTCTATGCAAGAACTCGTTCGAAATCTCTTCCAACCCGTTGTCGACAGTATGGAGCACCTGGTGACAAAAGCCCGACCACCAGGAACCCCAGGAAAGCTGAGGAAGAGCGATTATCGTCCGCTTACCCGGTTCCACCAGCTCGGAGACTCGTTGCGCGCACTACGTGAAACGCTTGAGGCCTCTCTCCATGGTCCGCGCTCGGGCATAGCTTGGGTGGGGACTTGGCAGTATCGTCATAACTCGTGCATCAGTTGTTTTGTTCGCATCTAAATAATTGCTCTCAAGTTAATTCGACATCAATAATAATCCGCAGTAATGGCAGACAAGGTAGCATCACCTGTAGCAGCCGCTACTCCAACCAGTCCGGCTGTACAAGCGAAGAAAGGTGCCGCTGCTCTGAAATCGCAGAAACCTCGTACCAAGCCGGCGCATCCTCGTACGTCTGAGATGGTCAACTCTGCAATTTCTACTCTGAAGGAACGCGGAGGTTCATCTCTGCAGGCTATTAAGAAGTACATCTCAGCTACGTACAAGATCGACGGAGAAAAACAAGCACCTTTCATCAAGAAATATCTGAAGGCTGCTGTCAGCACTGGGGCTTTAGTTCAGACCAAGGGCAAGGGAGCTTCTGGCTCGTTCAAGATTTCTGCTACGAAGAGTGAGACTTCCAAACCCAAGGTAAAACCAGCAGCACCAAAACCAGCTGTACTCAAGAAGAAGGCTGCCCCCTCAGCCGTTTCTTCTAATAAGAAGGTGAGCGCCGCCAAGAAAGCAGCTGCAGCCAAAAAAACCGGCGCTGCTAGTAGTGTTGTTACAAAGGAAAAGCGCAAAGTCGCTAGATCCCCGGCCGCCAAACCACCAAAAGCAAAGAGCTCTTCCAAGGCCAAGAAAGTCGCTAAAGCACCTACAAGCAAGCCTAAAGCACCGAAACCGAAAAAGGCAACAGCTGCCCCGAAAACCGCCAAGCTAGCACCGAAGAAGGCGGCTGCTCCTAAAAAGAAGTAAATCGCTTCGATTTGCAGGCGTCATCTACAATAGCAgtgagcagcagcagcaagcAGCAGCATCAACACAAAAAAAACGGTCCTTATCAGGAccatcaaaaattttttgcaaaacaaaTTTGATCGTACGCACGTTTTCATGTTGATGGTGTGTACATAAAATTTATGCCAAACATTTTGGAAATCGTTATTTTGAAGAGCAAATTACGAGTTATAAATTATCCGTATTGCCGATACTAGGTAGTTGCTAAAATCagacgaaaatttatttccgtTGTCTTCATAGATCTTCGATAAACTATCAAATCTTATAGCCAGCGAGTCGATTCGCGTTCACTAAAACGTCAGGAAGTAGTAGATCCGTCGATTGCTAGCATTATAGGGTTTTCCCTAaacaaaaatgaggaaattgATCGTCAAGCGGTGCTTTCTGCGTTTTATATGTACGCGCTACTCACGTTGGTAAacggtatatgtatagagaACAACGGACAGTCTATTACCAACGTTGGCACGTGACAGTTTATGAAGAACTTTCATCGGCCTAGTCAGGAGCTAGGTCGATAATTTACAAATCTGCCGTGATCTCAATGCTCGGAAacgattacaaaaaagaattgaagCTGACAGTCTGCCTGTTATAAATCCTAAGGATTGCAGTCTTGTCGAGTTTCTACTTCATTCAGGGTCCATGTATTCTCTTTTTCGTGTGCGAACGCGTCGAGGTTCAACCGGATGCCATTGCATTGGTTTTACGACCCATTCTGAATTCGCACGCCATGCAATCGTAGCTTTACACTGCTTTACGCTGATCGAGACgagtgaatataatttttctcgtgTGAATTGACTACCTGTAAGTTCGGTGATAAAGTCATGCAGTTACGACAACTCGTCGATGTACGTACAATAATTGCAATCGCTTAGCCTATGATTTCTTTtcatgaatgaaattttttaatttcagatttatacattattaattCCAGATATTTGCATATGTACTTTTgcaagaatttaattttttacctgtagatttatttttacagactgcatatacatattatacatatattactacagaatcaattttatttacaatcaatatattttttactaatGAATTCATTTCGATGCTTTCCAATTAATTATGCCGGTATGGTATTACCGAAATAAATTAGTTAAATCAATAtaagtacaaaataaaatgcgATCCATTGGTCAATTTACATTCTTTAATTCCGTAATTCCAATTGAATTACCCACTCTCAGACCCAAAATATCCACTGTCTCCGTGGTGTCCTGTGGTCCTGGACatgtctttgaatttttttttttttgctgtatcctggaaatattctatttttaaagTTTGCTGcaaatgatatatttattgaCGTTCACTGAGTAAATGTTTGTAAAAAGTGGATTCCCGCttcaaattgtatttttcCCTATTAACAGGTGTAGTAGAAATAATGTATGCTGTCTTTCTGGATTATGTAGAGTGCCTTTTGCATACGTCTTTTAGTTTTCCTGCATGTTTTGAATAACCTAAAAATGCCTTAGAATTCGTTACGTATCTTCTACTGGACACCATGTTCTATCAAATCGTGTCAAATGAAGAtggtttttgttcagaattgaGTTAAATAAAATGGGGGCTACTCTCATGCCTTCCCGCATTTGAGATACGTGAACCTTGATGTTCGGATGTATGCACGCAACTTTGTAATTGACGAGGGCACTACTTCGAAAgcattcaaaatttaatgattGGCAAGTACGGAGTCGATTTCGATGGAATGgtacaataaacaaaattcgaAGTTCGTTGCATTCttacaaaaattacaacaGCTCACTTGCTTCAGGAATTTGGTTAAATTGGATAAGCCCAACGGGAATTCATGTTCGGCATACATGTAGATTCAATTCTTGTGCATAAATTATTTTGGTGGCCCTGAAAAGGGCCGGTTAATTATTGGCTCATTGCAGAGCTATTTAAGCACGTTCACCACGAATACGAC
It encodes the following:
- the LOC124303532 gene encoding enhancer of rudimentary homolog, which translates into the protein MSHTILLVQPGTRPETRTYSDYESVNECMEGVCKIYEEHLKRRNPNTPTITYDISQLFDFVDQLTDLSCLVYQKSTNTYAPYNKDWIKEKIYVLLRRAAGHSE
- the LOC124302368 gene encoding histone H1-like; protein product: MADKVASPVAAATPTSPAVQAKKGAAALKSQKPRTKPAHPRTSEMVNSAISTLKERGGSSLQAIKKYISATYKIDGEKQAPFIKKYLKAAVSTGALVQTKGKGASGSFKISATKSETSKPKVKPAAPKPAVLKKKAAPSAVSSNKKVSAAKKAAAAKKTGAASSVVTKEKRKVARSPAAKPPKAKSSSKAKKVAKAPTSKPKAPKPKKATAAPKTAKLAPKKAAAPKKK